Proteins encoded by one window of Salvia splendens isolate huo1 chromosome 5, SspV2, whole genome shotgun sequence:
- the LOC121805381 gene encoding GTP 3',8-cyclase, mitochondrial-like, translating into MRYCISKFVKWHPPLRNFSSANSTVMSYIQQNSNYGITSTSDNNDGTAPKMHDPACQKFPADEPVSNVLVDSFGRQHTYLRISLTERCNLRCLYCMPAEGTELTPSPQLLSQNEIVRLANLFVSSGVNKIRLTGGEPTVRKDIDDICLQLSHLKGLKTLAMTTNGITLANKLPRLKECGLTLVNISLDTLVPAKFEFMTRRRGHERVLNSIDAAIELGYSPVKVNCVVMRGFNDDEICDFVELTREKPINVRFIEFMPFDGNVWNSKKLVPYSEMMDIVVRSGKVLQRIQDHPTETAKNFRIDGHQGTVSFITSMTEHFCAGCNRLRLLADGNFKVCLFGPSEVSLRDPLRNGADDTELEAIIEAAIKRKKAAHAGMFDLAKTPNRPMIHICG; encoded by the exons ATGCGCTACTGCATATCCAAGTTTGTTAAATGGCATCCGCCTCTCAGGAATTTCAGCTCC GCCAACAGCACCGTCATGTCTTACATTCAGCAAAATAGCAATTATGGAATTACTTCAACAAGTGACAATAATGATGGAACCGCTCCAAAGATGCATGATCCTGCATGTCAAAAGTTTCCTGCAGACGAACCTGTTTCCAACGTGCTTGTTGATTCATTTGGGAGGCAACATACTTATTTGAGAATCTCATTGACAGAGCGTTGTAATTTGCGATGCCTGTACTGTATGCCTGCTGAAGGCACGGAGCTAACTCCGAGCCCTCAACTTCTTTCACAGAACGAGATTGTTCGCCTAGCAAATTTATTTGTCAGTTCAGGTGTTAATAAAATTCGTCTGACTGGTGGGGAGCCCACAGTTAGGAAGGACATTGATGATATTTGCCTACAGCTCTCACACTTGAAAGGGCTAAAAACACTTGCTATGACAACTAATGGAATCACCCTGGCAAATAAACTTCCAAGATTAAAGGAATGCGGGCTTACTTTGGTAAACATAAGTTTAGACACATTGGTTCCAGCAAAGTTTGAATTTATGACTCGGCGGAGAGGACATGAAAGAGTGTTGAACTCCATCGATGCTGCTATAGAGTTGGGATATAGTCCTGTCAAA GTAAACTGTGTTGTAATGCGAGGTTTCAATGATGATGAAATATGTGATTTTGTTGAATTGACGCGTGAAAAGCCAATAAACGTAAGGTTTATTGAGTTCATGCCTTTTGATGGGAATGTCTGGAATTCAAAGAAACTAGTACCTTACTCGGAGATGATGGATATTGTGGTAAG GTCAGGCAAGGTACTCCAGAGAATTCAGGATCACCCCACTGAGACAGCCAAGAATTTCAGGATTGATGGGCATCAGGGTACAGTTTCTTTCATTACATCGATGACTGAGCATTTTTGTGCTGGTTGCAACAGACTGAGACTTTTAGCTGACGGGAACTTTAAAGTTTGCCTCTTTGGTCCGTCGGAG GTTAGCTTGAGGGACCCCCTGCGGAATGGTGCTGATGATACTGAACTTGAGGCAATTATTGAAGCAGCG ataaaaagaaagaaagcagcTCATGCTGGGATGTTCGACCTTGCAAAGACTCCAAACAGACCAATGATACACATTTGCGGCTAG
- the LOC121802200 gene encoding uncharacterized protein LOC121802200: MGVVIIDGTTVKAFVNDEAHFQKSMDEAFASLDANHDGVLSRSELRRAFESMRLIETDFGVDVATPPEELTKLYDSIFAKFDCDNSGTVDQKEFRDEIRNILLAIAEGLGSNPIQMALEDGDKNLLKQAADLEASKIKTAKLD; this comes from the coding sequence ATGGGTGTGGTGATAATTGACGGCACGACGGTGAAGGCGTTCGTGAACGACGAGGCACATTTCCAGAAGAGCATGGATGAGGCGTTCGCGTCGCTGGACGCCAACCACGACGGCGTGCTGTCGCGGTCGGAGCTCCGGCGCGCCTTCGAGTCGATGCGGCTGATCGAGACCGACTTCGGCGTGGACGTGGCGACGCCGCCGGAGGAGCTGACGAAGCTCTACGATTCCATCTTCGCCAAGTTCGACTGCGACAACAGCGGCACCGTGGACCAGAAGGAGTTCAGGGATGAGATCAGGAACATCCTGCTCGCCATAGCCGAGGGGCTCGGCTCCAACCCCATCCAGATGGCGCTCGAGGACGGCGATAAGAATCTCCTCAAGCAGGCCGCCGATCTCGAGGCTTCCAAGATCAAGACTGCTAAGCTTGATTGA
- the LOC121802712 gene encoding non-specific lipid transfer protein GPI-anchored 14-like isoform X2, translating to MDCCSINIRHPLVLALAAMLIGFASCDNHDSKEREECAESVVGLATCLPYVGGTAKSPTPDCCSGLKQVLNTNKKCVCVIVQDRNDPDLGLNINLTLALGLPRACNAPANISQCPDSPDAQIFYESGNGTHVAEGPNDNVKPAAPSDITTPGSSVEQQDDDDDDDSASANGKRFIGLKIFAGVLFLWSVDFVI from the exons ATGGATTGCTGTAGCATCAACATAAGGCATCCATTGGTACTGGCCTTAGCAGCAATGCTAATAGGCTTTGCATCATGTGATAATCATGATTCAAAGGAGAGAGAAGAATGTGCAGAATCAGTGGTGGGACTCGCAACTTGTCTCCCTTATGTAGGAGGAACGGCAAAATCCCCGACGCCGGATTGCTGCAGCGGCCTCAAACAGGTGTTGAACACCAACaaaaagtgtgtgtgtgtgatcgtTCAAGATAGAAATGATCCAGATTTAGGGCTCAATATCAATCTCACTCTTGCTCTAGGCCTTCCCCGGGCTTGCAATGCACCAGCCAACATTTCTCAGTGCCCTG ATTCACCAGATGCTCAGATATTTTACGAATCCGGCAATGGTACCCATGTTGCTGAAGGTCCTAACGATAatg TAAAGCCTGCTGCTCCATCGGATATTACAACTCCAGGAAGCAGTGTTGAGCAgcaagatgatgatgatgatgatgattctgCTTCTGCAAATGGGAAGAGATTTATTGGACTCAAAATCTTTGCAGGAGTCTTGTTTTTGTGGTCTGTGGATTTTGTCATTTAA
- the LOC121802712 gene encoding non-specific lipid transfer protein GPI-anchored 14-like isoform X1: MDCCSINIRHPLVLALAAMLIGFASCDNHDSKEREECAESVVGLATCLPYVGGTAKSPTPDCCSGLKQVLNTNKKCVCVIVQDRNDPDLGLNINLTLALGLPRACNAPANISQCPALLGLAPDSPDAQIFYESGNGTHVAEGPNDNVKPAAPSDITTPGSSVEQQDDDDDDDSASANGKRFIGLKIFAGVLFLWSVDFVI, from the exons ATGGATTGCTGTAGCATCAACATAAGGCATCCATTGGTACTGGCCTTAGCAGCAATGCTAATAGGCTTTGCATCATGTGATAATCATGATTCAAAGGAGAGAGAAGAATGTGCAGAATCAGTGGTGGGACTCGCAACTTGTCTCCCTTATGTAGGAGGAACGGCAAAATCCCCGACGCCGGATTGCTGCAGCGGCCTCAAACAGGTGTTGAACACCAACaaaaagtgtgtgtgtgtgatcgtTCAAGATAGAAATGATCCAGATTTAGGGCTCAATATCAATCTCACTCTTGCTCTAGGCCTTCCCCGGGCTTGCAATGCACCAGCCAACATTTCTCAGTGCCCTG CTCTGCTAGGGCTGGCACCAGATTCACCAGATGCTCAGATATTTTACGAATCCGGCAATGGTACCCATGTTGCTGAAGGTCCTAACGATAatg TAAAGCCTGCTGCTCCATCGGATATTACAACTCCAGGAAGCAGTGTTGAGCAgcaagatgatgatgatgatgatgattctgCTTCTGCAAATGGGAAGAGATTTATTGGACTCAAAATCTTTGCAGGAGTCTTGTTTTTGTGGTCTGTGGATTTTGTCATTTAA
- the LOC121802712 gene encoding non-specific lipid transfer protein GPI-anchored 14-like isoform X3 — MDCCSINIRHPLVLALAAMLIGFASCDNHDSKEREECAESVVGLATCLPYVGGTAKSPTPDCCSGLKQVLNTNKKCVCVIVQDRNDPDLGLNINLTLALGLPRACNAPANISQCPALLGLAPDSPDAQIFYESGNGTHVAEGPNDNACCSIGYYNSRKQC, encoded by the exons ATGGATTGCTGTAGCATCAACATAAGGCATCCATTGGTACTGGCCTTAGCAGCAATGCTAATAGGCTTTGCATCATGTGATAATCATGATTCAAAGGAGAGAGAAGAATGTGCAGAATCAGTGGTGGGACTCGCAACTTGTCTCCCTTATGTAGGAGGAACGGCAAAATCCCCGACGCCGGATTGCTGCAGCGGCCTCAAACAGGTGTTGAACACCAACaaaaagtgtgtgtgtgtgatcgtTCAAGATAGAAATGATCCAGATTTAGGGCTCAATATCAATCTCACTCTTGCTCTAGGCCTTCCCCGGGCTTGCAATGCACCAGCCAACATTTCTCAGTGCCCTG CTCTGCTAGGGCTGGCACCAGATTCACCAGATGCTCAGATATTTTACGAATCCGGCAATGGTACCCATGTTGCTGAAGGTCCTAACGATAatg CCTGCTGCTCCATCGGATATTACAACTCCAGGAAGCAGTGTTGA